The DNA segment TATAAATGAAACCTGTATGGTGATAGAATGTAATCGCGCTTCTTTGATTTTACTTTCTCAAAAGAGAAAAGATGTAATAGAAAAAAGTCTCTTTGAATTTTCTTTTTTATCTGAATTATTGGAACTATCAAAATATCCTCAATGGAAAATGAATCTTAGTCTTAAATTTAGAAATATAATAAAAAGCAAATGTTATGAGATCAAACTTTCCCCTTATATTTCAAGAGAGGAAAAGCTCAGAATACTGAGCATAGAAGATATAACAGAAAAGCTTATTATAGAAAGAAAGCTTCATCAAGAAAATAAGATGATAACAATAGGTCAGATATCAGCTGGTTTGGCACATGAAATTAGAAATCCTCTTGGAATAATAAGAAATGGGCTTTATCTTATTAAAATGAAAATATCCAGTAAGCCACAAAAAAAAGCTATCAATATGATGGAAAATTCTATTCAAAGAATTAACAATCTAATTGAACATTTACTTAGGTTTTCAAGAACAGCATCAGATAAATGTATCCAAGAAAATATTGAAACAATGGTAAGTAATATAATGACTTTTATGGAAACAAAATTAAAGGCTAAAAAAATTAATTACCATATAAGCTTAAAGGGAAATCCAGTAGTAACACTAAATACAGAAGCTGTTAATATTATTTTGATTAATCTTATTGAAAATGCAATTGATGCTTTTTCAGTAGATAAAGAGGATAATTTGATACAAATCTCTATCTCTTCTACAGAGAATTCGCTAGATTTTCTAATTGAAGATAATGGAGTAGGAATATTGGAAGAAGGGCTTCCATATATTTTTGATCCTTTTTACACAACAAAGGAAGGACATGGAACAGGACTTGGTTTATACCTTGTGTATAATGAAATCAAGAAGTACAATGGAGATATTTCAGTTGAAAGTCAATATGGAATAGGAACAAAATTTTTTATTTCTATTCATTTTTAAAAAAGGAGAATTAGATGTTTGCAGATTATAAAATTTTAATTGTAGATGATGAAGCAGATTATAGAGAGATGTTTTCTCTCATATTAGAGGAAAAGGGTTACTATGTTTATATGGCTTCTTGTATCATAGAAGCAAAAGAAATTGTCAAGAATCATAAAATTGATATGGTAGTGACAGATCTCATTATGAAAAATGAAACTGGAATAGAGCTTCTCCACTGGATAAAAGATTATGATAGTGATATAGGAGTTATCATTGTTACTGCATATGGAACGGTTGAAACAGCAGTTCAGGCAATTCAAGATGGAGCATATAATTATTTTATTAAAAGCAATGATCCAGAAACTCTGCTTTTAGATATAGAAAGGTTTTTACAGTTAAAGCAGCTGAAATTAGAAAATAATTTACTAAAAATTCAAAATAAAGAAGTATCTATGTTGGAATCGAATAACTCTGATATGCAAAATATACTGGACATATGTAAAAAAGTTGCAAAAAGTAAAATATCTGTTTTAATTCTTGGGGAGTCTGGGGTTGGGAAAGAAATTATAGCTAGATATATCCATGAAAAAAGTGAGAGGAGCTCTTTTCCATTTGTTCCTGTTAATTGTCAGGAATATTCAGAGGGAGTTTTGGAATCAGAATTATTTGGACATGAAAAAGGATCTTTTACAGGGGCTATTAAGCAGAAAATAGGAAAATTTGAAGAGGCAAGTCTGGGAACTTTATTTCTTGATGAAATTGCAGATGTTTCTATAAATACACAAGTAAAACTTTTAAGGGTACTGGAGGATAAGAAGATAGAACGTGTTGGGGGAAATAAAAAGTTGGATGTTAATATCAGATTGATTTCAGCAACCAACAAAAATACTTATGAAGCTGTTAAGAGTGGAATCCTTCGAGAAGATTTTTTATACAGAATTAATGGTATTATTATTCATGTTCCTCCTCTCAGAGAACGTCCAGAGGATATTGAAAGTTTTATTTATTTTTTTGTTAAAAAATTTGAAATGGAGTTGAAGAAAAAAATAGAATTTATAGATGAAGAAACTATGAATTTTTTAAAAAACTATCATTATCCAGGAAATATTAGAGAATTAAAAAATATAATTGAACGATTGATAGTATTGACAGAAGGCTCTGTTATTTCTTTTAAAAATGCAAAAAGATATTTAAAACCAACAGAAGAAGACGGAATTTCTCCTTCTTATGAAAATTTACGAGATGCTAGAAATCAATTTGAAATGGAATTTATACGTTCTAAAATCAAAGAATATAAAGGTAATCTATCTAAAACTGCAGCAGCTCTTGAGATCAGCAAACGACAGTTAAATAACAAGATTCTGGAATACAATCTCAGAGAATGGATTAAGTCTCTCAAAGAATAATTATATTTTATTTATAAAATATAATTATTAAAAACTAAAGAGTATTTCAAAAAAGTTTATGTCATAAAAAAGCTATATACTTCCAACATATAATTCCTCAAAGAATTAAAAAGTTAGGAAAAATGTTTCTTGGTTCAGGAAAAATATTTCCTGTTTTTTAGTGAAATTTAGAAGTGCTTTTTCCTTTTTAAACTAAAAATGTATCTTTTATTATTTGGCATAATAATTGCTTATATTAATTTTAAAAGTATGGAGAAGGCAAAGGAGGGGAAAAGATGACTACAGCAAGAAAACCTAAAATTTGGGAAGCTTTAGTTCCTATTGTAGGAATGGCAGTAATTATTGTTTATTCCATGTTAGTACTCAAAGTGGATCCACATATTCCAATTGTTATTTCAACTATACTTGCAGGAGCTATGGCGTTGAAAATAGGCTGCAATTGGTATGAGATAAGAAATGGAATGATTGAAAGTGTCTACAGAGCAGTAGAGGCTTTAATTATCGTTATGATTGTGGGAATGTTGATTGGTTCATGGGTTTTAGCTGGTTCTGTTCCAGCAATGATTTTTTATGGTTTGGAATTAATTTCACCTAAATTTTTCCTGCCTACTGGCTGCATCTTATGTGCAGTCGTATCTGTTGCAACTGGAAGTGCTTGGACCTCTGGGGGAACAATAGGAGTAGCTCTTATGGGAATTGGAACAGGTCTTGGAATTAACCCTGCACTTACAGCAGGAATGGTTATTTCTGGAGCATATTTTGGGGATAAGATTTCTCCTTTATCAGATAGTACCAATGTTGCTGCGGCTACTGCAGAAACTGACTTGTACTTGCATGTAAGATCAATGATGTATACAACCGTTCCAAGTTTTATAATAGCACTTTTATTGTATTTGATTATTGGATTAAGATATGATACCTCATCAATAAACTTGGAGAATATAAGATTGATAAAAGAGGCCCTTTCTACAACTTTTGTCATCAGTCCATGGCTATTAATACCTCCAATAGTAGTATTGATAACTGCTGTAAAAAAAGTTCCCGCCATTCCTTCTCTATTACTTGCAACAGCAGTTGGAAGCTTATTTGCCATGATTTTTCAAAAGGCAAGTCTTGTGGATGTTTTAGATGTTCTTCAAAATGGGTATGTAGGGGAAACTAGTGTCGAGATTGTAAATAAACTGCTTACTCGAGGAGGAGTAAATGGAATGTTATGGACAATTTCTCTAATTATTTTTGCTTTATGTTTTGGAGGAATTCTGGAACAGGCGAAATTTACTGAAGTAATTCTGGAAAAAGTAATAAAATATGTTCATTCAGTTGGAAGTCTTGTAGCTACAACTATTGTGACTGGAATTCTTTGTGATTTTGTTCTTACAGACCAGTATCTGGCAAATATTATTCCTGGAAGAATGTATTATAAAGTTTATGATGATATGGGGTTGGAAAGATATTATCTTTCCAGAACATTAGAAGATGGAGGTTCTCTATGGTCTCCTATGTTTCCATGGAATGGCTGTGGGGCATACCAGTCTGCTACTTTAGGAGTTTCTACTTTTGCTTATTTTCCTTATGCATTTTTAAGTTTAATAAACCCAATTGTTTCTATTGCTATGGCTTATATGGGAATAGCAGTATTCAGAAAAAAACTTCAAAGCCAGGATGTTGAAATTATTGAGGTGGAAAATTTAAATGAACTGGATGAAATTAGAAGTAAAATGAAAGAATAACAGGGGGAGTTTCATATACTTTTTTAACTGCATCTCTTCATGTAAAGAGGTGCAGTTATATTTTTTACAGCTGGAGAAATCCAGCAATTTTTATTTTAAGGAAATTTTCACATTATCTTTCTATTCCATCTCTAGCCATTAAACCCATGTTGTAATAATGTTTTATTTCTTTCATTTCAGTAACCAGATCAGCAGAATCTATCATTGCTTGTGTGGCATACCTTCCTGTAAGAACAAGTTCAACACTTTCAGGTTTCAATTCCATAAGAGCTAATACTTCGTCTTCACTAACTAAACCAAAAAAATGAGCTACACATATTTCATCTAATATGACAAGTTCATAATTTCCACAGATAAGAGCTTCTTTGGCTCTTTTTAATCCAGCTTTAGCTTTCTCTACATCTATCTGCTGTACATGCTCTTTAGAAATTATACAATTTTCTGTTCCAAATCTTTCTATAATAATATTATCTAATTTAGCAAATGTTCGAAGTTCTCCATATTCTTGTCCCTTCATAAATTGTCCAATATAGACATGATAATTATTTCCAAGTGCTCTTACAGCTAAACCAAGAGCGGCAGTAGTTTTTCCTTTTCCGTTTCCTGTATATATTTGAGTATATCTTTTCATAATAATTCCTCCTTTGGAAAAAGTTATGTTAAAAATCTGCATATTTAAAGGATATCACAAAAAAGAATACATAACAAGGAATTATATTACTTTGACTTTTTGGAGGATAAATTATATAATTTGCTATATAAGTCTTTAAAAAGGAGTGATGAAAATGACTAGAGAGAAATATTTTAAAGATTTAAAAAAGAGAATTGATGAAGTTTATTTAGATTTTAATAAGTCAGGAAAAGAAAAAATGGCAGAACTTGAAGAGATAAAGAAAATAATTTTAGATGAAAATATAAGAGATGAATATTTTGAAGACTTAAAAAAATATATAGAAATAAAGCTTGAATCAATAGGAGTTTTATGAGAAGAAAGAGCAGACTGAAAATTATAGCAAGTCTGCTTTTTGATTATAAAAAAGCTCTCTTTGAGAGAGCCTTTCATTAATATATTGCTTCTTGTTTAATTATTTTGTTATATGCAACAATAACTTTACTCCATTTTTCAAATTTAGTTTTCACAACATCTAATGTGAGTCTTTCTTCAGATAATGCAATTAAATGAAAAAGAACAAATCCAGCTGTATCAGCCCAGTGAATATTATAATCCTTTAAGTCGAAGTTGAAAAATGTTTCTGTTAGTTTATCTTTTATTGCTTTTGCTGAATAGTCAGGAGAGTGATAATCTACATTAATGAGTTCCTCTCCCCATATATTAGAGGATAGCTGCCATCTGTACATAGATTTTTGCTCTATTTTTATAATATAATAATCTTTTTCCTGCCAATCTGTGAATTTAACTTCAAATTCTTTCATAGTCATAATTCCACCTCCTGTTATTATTTTATATACTTCATAAAGTATATTCTGTCAATTATAAATTTATAAATATTAAATGTGGTGGAGATATTATTTTTTCTTTAAAAAGTTCTTAAAAATTTAAATTAAGATAATACTTGTAGATTATTTTTTATGAAAAAAGATTTTTTATAATAACTATATATGATATTCATAATTAAGAATACAGCAAAAAATTTTCTTTAGAAAACCTAAAGATGATATTTTAGAGAGAAGTTTTATTTTAGATTTAAAAAAAAGGTTTATATTTTTAAGAAAAAGAGGTATTATATATAAGGGGAAACTGTCTTATATATAGTTTAGTGATGAAAGGAAAATTGATGAATATAAATGAAAAAATATCTCTAAATGCAAGAGAAATAATGAAACTAGAAATAGAAGAAGCTGGAGGAAATGAGGTATTTTTCAGAGGAATTCCAGATGAAAATGGAATAGTTACAGAGGTTGAAGTACTTGCAAGGGGCAACAAGTATTCTGTACCAGCTATAATAAAAGCAATGAAAAAAGGAGAGGTTTTGATTCATAATCATCCCTCTGGTTTTTTATACCCATCTGATGCAGATGTTGAGATAGCTTCTATGTATTCTAATAGAATGGCAGGAGCATCATATATTGTAAATAATGGACTTACAGATATCTATATAATTGTAGAACTTTTTTCTGACAGTAATGTTGAAATAGATATAATACCATATTTTGAAAAAACTGGACTGTTATCTCAAACTTTCAAAGGATTTGAATATAGAGATGAGCAGCTCCATATGGCAAAACATATAGAGAATGGACTGAATAATGAAAAAAAAGTGATAGTTGAGGCTGGAACAGGAACAGGAAAAACTTTAGCTTATCTTATTCCAAGTGTAGAGTGGGCTATCAAAAATAAAAAAAGAGTAGTGATATCAACTAATACGATAAATCTTCAAGAGCAGCTTTTAAACAAGGATATTCCAATAGCTAAAAAAGTAGTTCAGGGAGATTTCAGATATATTCTTGTAAAAGGGCGGGGAAATTATCTTTGCAACAGAAAATATTTTAATCTTACTTTAGGAGAAAATGTAAATTTTGAAGAATTTTCAAATTCACAGAAAAATCAGTTTAAAGAAATAATTAAGTGGGGTAAAAAGACTGAAAAAGGAGATAAATCTGAACTTCCTTTTGAAGTAGATAACAGTGTATGGGAATTATTTCAAAGTGAAACAGATATTTGTGCAGGGGCAAAGTGTCCATATAAGGGAGAATGTTTTTTCTTAAAATCTCGTGAAGAAAAGAAAAATGCAGATATACTTATAACAAATCATCATATGTATTTTTCTGATTTAGCTATCAGAAAGGAAATAGGTTTCAATACAGAATATTCAATACTTCCCGAATATGGGTTAGTAGTATTTGATGAAGCACATAATATAGAAAAAGTTGCAAGAGATTATTTTTCTTATGAAGCTTCAAAATATAGTTTTACAAAAATAATGAATCAGATATTTGCAACAGAAGGAAAGAAAAAAAATACAGGAAGCTTGGATATATTATTAAATTATATAAAAAATACATCTTTGGACAGCAGAAGTATTTTAGAAAAAGAAATCAAAGAGATAAAAATAAAACATAAATCTTTATTTTTAGAGGGAAGAGAGTATTTTAACAATATAATAGAAGTATTTTCAAAAGGAGAAACAGGAACATTTACATTTAGAGCTAAAAAAGAAGAAATGGAGCACTCTCCTTTTCTCAGCAGTCTTATTGATTTTAGAGAAAAATTTACTTCTGAATATAACTCATATATGAGAAAAGTAAGAAGTTTAATAAAAGAAATAAGAGATGAAGATGATGAATTAGGAACTATAAATGATTTTATAAAATATACAGACAGACTGGAAAACTTTTTTAATAATTTCAGATTTATAAATGATTTTGATGATGAGGAATTTATCTATTGGATAGAAGTAAACAGCAGAAAAAGCAATTCTAAACTTGTGGCTACACCTCTTAAAATAGATAGTGAACTTCAAAAAAATCTATATATCAACTTAAAGCAGATAATATTTACATCTGCTACTATTGCTATTGGAAGTGATTTTTCATATTTTAAAGAATCAATAGGATTGGAAGAAGATACATTAGATAAAGTGATACATTCTCCATTTGATTATGATAAGCAAATGAAAGTGTATATTCCAGATGATATTCCTAATCCTTCTGATAGAGATTTTGTTGATGAGATTTCGGAATTTCTGAAAGCTTTATTGATAAAATCTAAAGGGAAAACTTTTGTTTTATTCACTTCATATTCAGCATTAAATTATGTTTATTATTTATTGAGAGATGATTTGGAAGCTAATGGAATAGAGCTTTTTATTCATGGTATGGCACCAAGAACTCACTTAGTAAATATGTATATGAATGGGCAAAATCCTGTTCTTTTTGGGACAGATTCTTTTTGGGAGGGAGTAGATATAAAAGGAAAACAATTAAGTTCAGTGATAATAGTAAAGCTTCCTTTTAAAGTTCCCAGTGATCCTGTTACAGAGGCTATAATAGAAAATATAACAGCTCAAGGAAAAAATTCATTTATAGAATATCAAATACCAGAAGCTGTAATAAAATTTAAACAGGGAATAGGAAGATTAATAAGAAGTAAAACAGATCATGGAACTGTTACTATATTAGATAATAGAGTTATTAATAAAAGATATGGGAAATATTTTATGGAATCTATTCCAACTAGAAATATTAAAATTGTCAGTAAATCAGCTGTATTAAAAGATATGGAAACTGACATTAAAGGTGGTTACAATGAAAAAATTTAATTTATTTGGCTTAAAATTTATGTTTGAAATAAAAAAAAGCGATAGAAATGATGCAGAAATATATTCAAGTTCATATAGCTTGAGAGAAAAAATTCTATATTTTATTCTTGTTATGTTTGTTATTGCTTTTAGTTCAAAGATATCTTTATTGTCTCGTAATAATAACTATAAAGTAGGAGATGTAGTAATTTCAGATATATATGCTCCTAAAACTATAGTATATAGAGACCAAAGTGCCAAGGAAAAAATAATAGAAGAAATGATACTAAAATCAGGAAAAGAATATATTTATTCTGCTGATGCAGGAAGGATATATCTTGAAACTTTTGATGATTTTTTTAATGATATTTATTCAATGAAGGAAAAAGAACATAATGATATAGACTTTAAAAGTTTGGAAAAAAATACTGGAAGAAAAATATCTGAAAGGATGATACAAGAGATACTTCGTTTAGATATAAATGAAATAAAAGAATTACAAAAGGAAACAAGAAGTTTTTTGGAAGCTCTTTATGAAAATGGAATTGTACAGGAAAAATCAATTATTAAGTATAATTCTCCTTATGATGAGAAAGTAAAAAAACTTCCAGAATTAAGTAAGCAAGTGGTTGAAACATTTGCAAGTCCAAACTATATTTATGATGAAGACAAAACTAAAAGATCTCTTCAGGAAAAGGTTTCACAGATAAATGATCAGTATATAGAGATTAAAGCAGGAACTTTAGTAGGAAAAAAAGGAGAAATTCTTAATGAAAGAAGAATAAAGATTTTAGAAGCTTGTGGTGTTTATTCTTATAAAAGAAGTACAGCTATAATTCTTGCTAATCTTACATATCTCTTTATAATAGCTACATTATTTTATACTGTAGTATTTAATAAATTTAAAAAAGAGATATTAAATAAAAGTTATTATAGGAGTGTATTACTAATAATAACAGCATTTTTCTTGATATTTAGATTTATAAATAATGATTTAATTTATCTTGTACCTATTGATACAGCATTATTCTTATTAATATTGTTGACAAATACAAGATATGCAACTCTCATATTTTCATTTATGATGTTGTTTTTAATGCCTATTATTGATTATGATCTCATATTCCTTGTGGTATATGTGGCTTCTTTATCATTTGGAGCATACTTAGTAAGAAAAGTAAATACAAGAGCAGGATTAATAGCTGTAGGAATTCAGCTTTCTATTTTAAAAATAACATTATTTCTCCTATTAAGTGCATTTTCACAAGTGGAAACATTTGGAGCAGCTTTAAAATCAGGAGAAATGGTCCTGGCTGGATTGGTTTCAGGAATGATAACAATAGCTCTTTTACCTTATTTTGAAAAGACATTTAATATTCTAACTCTTTTCAAATTGCTGGAATTAGGGGATCTTTCTCATCCATTACTGAAAAAACTGTCTATGGAAGCGCCAGGAACATTTCATCATTCTATGATGGTGGCGACTTTATCTGAAAATGCAGCAATGGCAGTAGGGGCAAATGCAATTTTTACAAGAGTAGCTTCTTATTATCATGATATAGGTAAATGTAAAAGACCAAAATTTTATGTAGAAAATCAACAGAATGGAGAAAATCCTCATAATAAAGTTTCGCCATTTATGAGTAATTTAATAATAACATCTCATACAAAAGATGGAGCAGAGATGGCAAAGCAATATCAG comes from the Fusobacterium sp. genome and includes:
- a CDS encoding sigma-54 dependent transcriptional regulator, with translation MFADYKILIVDDEADYREMFSLILEEKGYYVYMASCIIEAKEIVKNHKIDMVVTDLIMKNETGIELLHWIKDYDSDIGVIIVTAYGTVETAVQAIQDGAYNYFIKSNDPETLLLDIERFLQLKQLKLENNLLKIQNKEVSMLESNNSDMQNILDICKKVAKSKISVLILGESGVGKEIIARYIHEKSERSSFPFVPVNCQEYSEGVLESELFGHEKGSFTGAIKQKIGKFEEASLGTLFLDEIADVSINTQVKLLRVLEDKKIERVGGNKKLDVNIRLISATNKNTYEAVKSGILREDFLYRINGIIIHVPPLRERPEDIESFIYFFVKKFEMELKKKIEFIDEETMNFLKNYHYPGNIRELKNIIERLIVLTEGSVISFKNAKRYLKPTEEDGISPSYENLRDARNQFEMEFIRSKIKEYKGNLSKTAAALEISKRQLNNKILEYNLREWIKSLKE
- the nhaC gene encoding Na+/H+ antiporter NhaC, producing MTTARKPKIWEALVPIVGMAVIIVYSMLVLKVDPHIPIVISTILAGAMALKIGCNWYEIRNGMIESVYRAVEALIIVMIVGMLIGSWVLAGSVPAMIFYGLELISPKFFLPTGCILCAVVSVATGSAWTSGGTIGVALMGIGTGLGINPALTAGMVISGAYFGDKISPLSDSTNVAAATAETDLYLHVRSMMYTTVPSFIIALLLYLIIGLRYDTSSINLENIRLIKEALSTTFVISPWLLIPPIVVLITAVKKVPAIPSLLLATAVGSLFAMIFQKASLVDVLDVLQNGYVGETSVEIVNKLLTRGGVNGMLWTISLIIFALCFGGILEQAKFTEVILEKVIKYVHSVGSLVATTIVTGILCDFVLTDQYLANIIPGRMYYKVYDDMGLERYYLSRTLEDGGSLWSPMFPWNGCGAYQSATLGVSTFAYFPYAFLSLINPIVSIAMAYMGIAVFRKKLQSQDVEIIEVENLNELDEIRSKMKE
- a CDS encoding cob(I)yrinic acid a,c-diamide adenosyltransferase; translation: MKRYTQIYTGNGKGKTTAALGLAVRALGNNYHVYIGQFMKGQEYGELRTFAKLDNIIIERFGTENCIISKEHVQQIDVEKAKAGLKRAKEALICGNYELVILDEICVAHFFGLVSEDEVLALMELKPESVELVLTGRYATQAMIDSADLVTEMKEIKHYYNMGLMARDGIER
- a CDS encoding helicase C-terminal domain-containing protein — its product is MKGKLMNINEKISLNAREIMKLEIEEAGGNEVFFRGIPDENGIVTEVEVLARGNKYSVPAIIKAMKKGEVLIHNHPSGFLYPSDADVEIASMYSNRMAGASYIVNNGLTDIYIIVELFSDSNVEIDIIPYFEKTGLLSQTFKGFEYRDEQLHMAKHIENGLNNEKKVIVEAGTGTGKTLAYLIPSVEWAIKNKKRVVISTNTINLQEQLLNKDIPIAKKVVQGDFRYILVKGRGNYLCNRKYFNLTLGENVNFEEFSNSQKNQFKEIIKWGKKTEKGDKSELPFEVDNSVWELFQSETDICAGAKCPYKGECFFLKSREEKKNADILITNHHMYFSDLAIRKEIGFNTEYSILPEYGLVVFDEAHNIEKVARDYFSYEASKYSFTKIMNQIFATEGKKKNTGSLDILLNYIKNTSLDSRSILEKEIKEIKIKHKSLFLEGREYFNNIIEVFSKGETGTFTFRAKKEEMEHSPFLSSLIDFREKFTSEYNSYMRKVRSLIKEIRDEDDELGTINDFIKYTDRLENFFNNFRFINDFDDEEFIYWIEVNSRKSNSKLVATPLKIDSELQKNLYINLKQIIFTSATIAIGSDFSYFKESIGLEEDTLDKVIHSPFDYDKQMKVYIPDDIPNPSDRDFVDEISEFLKALLIKSKGKTFVLFTSYSALNYVYYLLRDDLEANGIELFIHGMAPRTHLVNMYMNGQNPVLFGTDSFWEGVDIKGKQLSSVIIVKLPFKVPSDPVTEAIIENITAQGKNSFIEYQIPEAVIKFKQGIGRLIRSKTDHGTVTILDNRVINKRYGKYFMESIPTRNIKIVSKSAVLKDMETDIKGGYNEKI
- a CDS encoding HDIG domain-containing metalloprotein; protein product: MKKFNLFGLKFMFEIKKSDRNDAEIYSSSYSLREKILYFILVMFVIAFSSKISLLSRNNNYKVGDVVISDIYAPKTIVYRDQSAKEKIIEEMILKSGKEYIYSADAGRIYLETFDDFFNDIYSMKEKEHNDIDFKSLEKNTGRKISERMIQEILRLDINEIKELQKETRSFLEALYENGIVQEKSIIKYNSPYDEKVKKLPELSKQVVETFASPNYIYDEDKTKRSLQEKVSQINDQYIEIKAGTLVGKKGEILNERRIKILEACGVYSYKRSTAIILANLTYLFIIATLFYTVVFNKFKKEILNKSYYRSVLLIITAFFLIFRFINNDLIYLVPIDTALFLLILLTNTRYATLIFSFMMLFLMPIIDYDLIFLVVYVASLSFGAYLVRKVNTRAGLIAVGIQLSILKITLFLLLSAFSQVETFGAALKSGEMVLAGLVSGMITIALLPYFEKTFNILTLFKLLELGDLSHPLLKKLSMEAPGTFHHSMMVATLSENAAMAVGANAIFTRVASYYHDIGKCKRPKFYVENQQNGENPHNKVSPFMSNLIITSHTKDGAEMAKQYQIPKEIRDIMYEHQGTTFLAYFYNKAKSLDPSVTKEEFRYSGPKPRTKESAIIMLADSIEAAVRSIDDKTPRAMEEMIRKIISSKIEDNQLSEADLTFKEIEIIIQTFVKSLVSIHHVRIKYPGQK